The Polynucleobacter sp. JS-JIR-5-A7 region TGTTTGTCCAAAGCCAGAGATGCTGGCATAGACCAAGCCGGGATTCATCTTTTGCAGCGTGGGGTAGTCAATCCCGAGTTTTTTCATCACGCCGGGGCGATAGTTCTCTACTAAGATGTCGGCAGTTTTAACAAGCTCAAAGAATACTTTTTTCCCTGCTTCTGTTTTGAGATTGAGGGTAAGACTGCGTTTATTACGATTCATATTCAGAAAGCCCATGCTATCTGAGCCTTTCATCTTAAATCCCATGGCAGCTCGAGTTTGATCACCAGTGCCCGGTGGTTCAATCTTGATGACATCAGCGCCCAAGTCAGCCAAGAGCATGCAGCAGTAGGGACCAGCCATTACTTGGCTCACATCCAGCACTCTCACTCCAGAAAGGGGAAGGGGTTTAGTACCTGCTTTCGTAGGTGTTTTCGTCATTGTCTCGATGGTTTATATATGTTTAGAATGAAGTTCTAATAGTATCAAACACATTAAAACAATATTGGAGGCATTATGTTCCTGAAACCCTGGGCGCTTCGTAGCTTAGTGGCATTAGCGCTAGGAGCTTATTCATGGCTCGCTCTTGCACAAGCATCCTTTCCAACAAAACCGATTCGCCTGATTGTCGGTTTTGCTCCTGGTGGCGGCACTGATATTGTCGCTCGTGCCATTGCCCCAAAAATGAGTGAGATCCTTGGTCAGAGTGTGATTGTGGAAAACAAATCAGGTGCTGCGGGAACGATTGCTGCAGACCAGATAGCTAAATCTACTCCGGATGGCTATACCTTGTTAGTGGGGCATTCCAATTCCAATGCAATCGCACCATTTGTATTGACTAATGTGCCATACAACCCAGCGACAGATTTCACGCCAATTACCTATCTCGGTTATGTACCAAACGTTTTAGTCGTAAAGTCTTCATTACCGGTGAACTCAGTAGCGCAGCTCATCTCATTAGCTAAAGCTAACCCAGGTCAAATGACTTACGGCTCCTCTGGTATTGGCAGTACTCAGCACTTAGCTGGTGCTTTGTTTGGAAAGATTGCAGGTATTCAGATTAATCATGTGCCATACAAAGGCAGTGGCCAAGCCATTATTGATTTACTCGGCGGTCAAATCACGATGAACTTTGACACTTTACCGCCGAACTTACAGCAAATTAAAGACGGTAGCCTAAAAGCCTTGGCAATCTCAACACCCAAGCGTTTATCGTTTCTTCCCAATGTTCCAACTTTCAACGAGGTTGGCATCACTGGTTTTGATGTGACTAACTGGTATTCCATTATGGGGCCAAAAGGAATGGATCCAGTAGTTGTGAATAAGATTGACCAGGCTGTTAAAGCGGCGATGGCTGATCCTCAAATTAAGAAGACATTGGATTCACAAGGCTTGCAACCTGAAGGCCCAGTAACACCGGCAGCATTTAGCCTCTTTTTAACAGCTGAGCTTGCTAAGTACCAACGTTTGGTCAAGAGCCTGAACATCAAGGCTGAATAAGTTTCACGCATGACACAAAAAGAGCTGGACGCTGAGGTCGCACAAGTCACTATCGAGTTGCGCGACAAGATTGCGTACATTACCTTTGATCATGTCGCTGCGCGCAATGCGATGACGGTTGAGATGTACCAAAGTCTCAAAACAATCTGTGAGGATCTTGCCAAGAATCCAAGCATTCGTGTTGCTATCTTTCGGGGTGCAGGTGGCAAGTCTTTTGTCTCGGGTAGTGACATCGCTCAATTCACTAGCTTTAAAGATGGGGAAGATGGTATTCGATATGAAGAGGCAATACATGACTATCTCAACCCCTTAGCGTCACTTCCGATCCCAACCATTGCTGTAATTGATGGCATGGCAGTCGGCGGTGGCCTAGCAATTGCGACTTGCTGTGATTTTAGGATCTCCACGCCAGATGCCAAGTTTGGTGTTCCCATTGCTAGAACTCTTGGTAATTGTCTTTATCCCGGCAATATCGCCTGGTTAGCCGCTCATATGGGTATGAATATTGTTAGGCGCATGCTTCTCTTGGCTGAGATGGTTTCGGCTAGGGAGTTGCATGCTCAGGGTTACTTGCTGGCTACGCATGATGCTGATCGGCTTGGCAATGAAGCAGACATTTTAGCTGAGCGCCTATCTAAACTCGCTCCGATTACGCAAAAAGCCAGCAAGCTCGCGATGGCCAGGATTATTGCCAATCAACTTCCAGACTGCCAAGACCTGATTCGTGAAACTTACGGCAGCGATGATTTCAAAAACGGCGTCGCTTCGTTTTTAAAGGGTGAGCCACCAATTTGGGTTGGCAAGTAATTAGAATGTAAGTCAGATGAGTAAATCAACTCAATCTAAAAATACCTCTTGCAGATTATTTAAGTAGCGCAAGCCTAATGCTGTGGCTTTAAGCTTGCTGGGGTTCTCATCCAACAAGCCTTTTTTGCTTGCTTCGGCTAAGCCTTTGCTAATGACGCTTAAAGGCAGACCAGTGCGCTCACTAAAGGTATTGGTGTCAACACCATCGGTCAAGCGCAGGGTGTTGAGCATAAATTCAAAAGGTAGATCTTTAGTCTCAATCTCCTTGGATTCAATCAAGGCATTGCCTTTGCCTTCCATAGCAGACATATAGGTATCTGGATGACGCTCTCTTACTTGACGGGTAACTTTATCTGGGAAAGAAATTTTTCCATGGGCACCAGCACCAATGCCAATGTAGTCACCAAAGCGCCAATAATTAAGATTGTGTTTGCACTCTTGATCCTTCTTGGCATAAGCAGAAACTTCGTAGCGCTTGTAGCCAGCCTTCGTTAGTAGGTCGAGATTCTGTTCAAAGATGGCATCAATTTCATCATCATTGGGTAGCTTTGGCGGAAAGCTGGCGAAGTAAGTATTAGGCTCTAGTGTGAGATTGTAAAAAGACAAATGAGGTGTCTTGAAGGACAAGGCAGTTTCAACGTCAGCTTTTGCAGCCTCGAGACTTTGATTGGGTAAGCCATACATCAGGTCTAGGTTGACCGATTTGAAGTTATCTAAAGCAATCTGAATAGCCCGTTTAGCTTCTTCGCCATTGTGAATACGTCCCAAAGCCTTTAGTTGCTCATCTTGAAAACTTTGTATACCTATAGATACTCGGTTGATGCCACACTTCGCAAAAGCGGCAAACTTATTAGCCTCAATTGATCCAGGATTGGCCTCCATCGTGATCTCAGCATCTGCATCTAAATTGATGCGAGCACGAATGGCAGAGAGTAATTCATCCATACTTTCGGGTGATAAGAGGCTGGGTGTACCACCACCAATAAAAATACTGTGCACTTGTCGACCCCATATATTGGGAAGCTCAGTTTCTAGATCGGCAATCAATGCTTTGATGTAGCGCTGCTCATCAAAGCCAGACTTATTGCTGGTCCCTTCTTTAATCTGATGGGAGTTGAAATCACAATAAGGACACTTCTTTTCACACCAAGGGAAGTGGATATAGAGGGATAAAGGAGGAAGTGCTGTTAGCGAAACAGCATTGGCTTGCAACTTAGGCACGGCTAGATCGAGTCTGCAATTGAATAATCAGCTCACGCAGGGCTTGACCACGATGGCTAATGGCATTCTTCTTCTCGGGTTTCAACTCTGCGGCTGTAAGGCCTAATTCTGGCAGAAAGAAATACGGATCATAGCCAAAGCCATTAGTACCTTTTGGATCATCAATTAATGTTCCATACCACCGCGTTTGTACGATCATGGGTTCCGGATCATCAGCGCTGTTGACAAATACTAAAGCGCAAACATAATGTGCGCCGCGATTGATTTGCCCCTTTAATTCCTGAATTAACTTTTGATTATTAGCAGCATCATTCGCTGGCTCTCCAGCGAAACGCGCTGATAAAACGCCAGGTTGACCATTTAATACATGTGCGCAAATGCCAGAGTCATCAGCCAATGCCGGCAGACCGCTAGCTGCGCTAGCATGACGTGCTTTAGCAAGCGCATTCTCTATAAAAGTGTGATGAGGTTCTTCTGCAGAGGGGATACCCAATTCGCCTTGGGGAATGACTTGGAAATTTAAGGGTGCAAGAAGTGCCTGAAACTCCCGTACCTTGCCAGTGTTATTGGACGCGAGAACCAGCTTTTGGATCATGCTTGTTTATTCTCTATTCATTTCAATGCATCAATCTGTAATTGAGTCAGCTCTTGAATGCCGTGCTCCGCTAAATCTAATAGGGCAGTCAGCTCACTTCTAGAGAATGCTGCGCCCTCTGCAGTACCTTGTACCTCAATCATGCCGCCTTTACCGGTCATGACCACATTCATATCGGTATCGCAAGAAGAATCCTCTGGGTAATCTAAATCCAAAACGGGAACGCCTTGATAGATGCCAACGGAAATTGCGGCTACGCTATCGATGATGGGATCTTGAGTGAGCGCACCACTTTTGAGTAATTGATTGACCGCATCACGCGCAGCTACATAAGCGCCAGTGATAGAAGCGGTACGAGTACCACCATCGGCTTGCAAAACATCGCAATCTAAATGGATGGTACGTTCACCCAAGATTTCTAAATTAAAGATGCTGCGCATAGCGCGACCAATGAGACGCTGGATTTCTTGAGTACGACCCGATTGTTTGCCACGAGCTGCTTCACGATCGCTGCGAGTATGAGTGGATCGAGGCAGCATGCCGTACTCCGCAGTGACCCAGCCTTCACCTGAGCCACGTTTGTGGGGCGGCACTTTATCGAGAATGCTGGCAGTACACAAAACCTTGGTATCACCAAAGGTAATCAGCACAGAACCTTCAGCATGCTTGGTAAAGCTTCTAGAGATCGTGACAGGGCGCAAGTCTTTGGGCTTACGACCGCTGGGACGAGAGATATTGGCTGAATTTGGGCTGCTCATGGGTTTGTCCTAAAGTGGCTATAAAGAATCTACAATGTCCATATGATATCGAGCATGACTGGTTATGGCAGCGCTTCTCGCCAAGTCTCCCTAGGGGCTGGCGTTGTAGCTGATCTGCAGGTGGAATGTCGGGCTGTAAACAGCCGCTTTCTGGATTTAGGCTTTCGTCTTCCGGATGAGTGCCGAGGAGCTGAACCTGCCTTACGTGAAATGGCGACCCATAGTCTTTCTCGGGGCAAGGTAGAGTTTCGGGCAGCATGGCGAGTCAATAGCGGTGCTGCTGGTGCGGCTAAGAGTAATCCTCATGCGCTAGGGGCGCTTCAGCAAGATCGCCTGGATGCACTCTACACCCTCCAAGAGAAAGCCCAGGAAGCATTTCCGAAAGCCCAAGAGCTTAGTATTGCCGAAGTCCTGCGTTGGCCAGGCATTGTTTCAGAGCCACGAGGTGAAGAAGAAGGTTGGATTGCTGCAACGGTGGAGGCGGGTCGTGCTGCCATAGAGGCGCTGATAGAAAGTCGCAACTCTGAAGGTAAAGCGCTGGTTGGTGTGCTAACCAATATCACTAGCAAGATGCGCGAGATCGTGAAGGTAATCGAACCCAAGGTTCCAGAATACGTTTCTCAGTATCAAAAAAAGCTAACCGAACGCCTATCTGAAGCATTAGCTGCCCAAGAACAAGCTAAGTCTGGTACTGAGCTCATGGAGCGTATTCGACAAGAGGTCGTTCTCTATGCGGTGCGAATTGATATTGCTGAAGAGTTTGCAAGAATCAAGACTCATCTGCAAGCAGTTGATACTGCTTTGGCTGGTAAAGGTCCGGTTGGTAAGCGTTTGGATTTTCTGATGCAAGAACTTAATCGTGAGGCCAATACCTTAAGTTCTAAGTCTGTTTCGGAGGAATGTACCCAAGCTGCTTTAGAGCTCAAACTGTTGATTGAGCAAATGCGCGAGCAAGTGCAAAACCTAGAATAGTGAATAATTCGTAATCTACTCCATTGATTGATGACTAATTCTATTTTGACCCCTTCTTATCAAGGCAGCATGCTGATGATTGTTGCGCCCTCTGGCGCAGGCAAGTCATCTTTAGTGAATGCCTTACTAAAAGAAGATGCAGGTCTCAAGCTTTCTTTATCCACTACAACCCGCGCACCAAGGCCTGGTGAAGTCGACGGTAAAGATTATAGATTTGCTACTAAAGAAGAGTTCATTGCTGAAAGAGA contains the following coding sequences:
- a CDS encoding tripartite tricarboxylate transporter substrate binding protein — its product is MFLKPWALRSLVALALGAYSWLALAQASFPTKPIRLIVGFAPGGGTDIVARAIAPKMSEILGQSVIVENKSGAAGTIAADQIAKSTPDGYTLLVGHSNSNAIAPFVLTNVPYNPATDFTPITYLGYVPNVLVVKSSLPVNSVAQLISLAKANPGQMTYGSSGIGSTQHLAGALFGKIAGIQINHVPYKGSGQAIIDLLGGQITMNFDTLPPNLQQIKDGSLKALAISTPKRLSFLPNVPTFNEVGITGFDVTNWYSIMGPKGMDPVVVNKIDQAVKAAMADPQIKKTLDSQGLQPEGPVTPAAFSLFLTAELAKYQRLVKSLNIKAE
- a CDS encoding enoyl-CoA hydratase/isomerase family protein gives rise to the protein MTQKELDAEVAQVTIELRDKIAYITFDHVAARNAMTVEMYQSLKTICEDLAKNPSIRVAIFRGAGGKSFVSGSDIAQFTSFKDGEDGIRYEEAIHDYLNPLASLPIPTIAVIDGMAVGGGLAIATCCDFRISTPDAKFGVPIARTLGNCLYPGNIAWLAAHMGMNIVRRMLLLAEMVSARELHAQGYLLATHDADRLGNEADILAERLSKLAPITQKASKLAMARIIANQLPDCQDLIRETYGSDDFKNGVASFLKGEPPIWVGK
- the hemW gene encoding radical SAM family heme chaperone HemW — its product is MPKLQANAVSLTALPPLSLYIHFPWCEKKCPYCDFNSHQIKEGTSNKSGFDEQRYIKALIADLETELPNIWGRQVHSIFIGGGTPSLLSPESMDELLSAIRARINLDADAEITMEANPGSIEANKFAAFAKCGINRVSIGIQSFQDEQLKALGRIHNGEEAKRAIQIALDNFKSVNLDLMYGLPNQSLEAAKADVETALSFKTPHLSFYNLTLEPNTYFASFPPKLPNDDEIDAIFEQNLDLLTKAGYKRYEVSAYAKKDQECKHNLNYWRFGDYIGIGAGAHGKISFPDKVTRQVRERHPDTYMSAMEGKGNALIESKEIETKDLPFEFMLNTLRLTDGVDTNTFSERTGLPLSVISKGLAEASKKGLLDENPSKLKATALGLRYLNNLQEVFLD
- the rdgB gene encoding RdgB/HAM1 family non-canonical purine NTP pyrophosphatase — protein: MQKLVLASNNTGKVREFQALLAPLNFQVIPQGELGIPSAEEPHHTFIENALAKARHASAASGLPALADDSGICAHVLNGQPGVLSARFAGEPANDAANNQKLIQELKGQINRGAHYVCALVFVNSADDPEPMIVQTRWYGTLIDDPKGTNGFGYDPYFFLPELGLTAAELKPEKKNAISHRGQALRELIIQLQTRSSRA
- the rph gene encoding ribonuclease PH; the encoded protein is MSSPNSANISRPSGRKPKDLRPVTISRSFTKHAEGSVLITFGDTKVLCTASILDKVPPHKRGSGEGWVTAEYGMLPRSTHTRSDREAARGKQSGRTQEIQRLIGRAMRSIFNLEILGERTIHLDCDVLQADGGTRTASITGAYVAARDAVNQLLKSGALTQDPIIDSVAAISVGIYQGVPVLDLDYPEDSSCDTDMNVVMTGKGGMIEVQGTAEGAAFSRSELTALLDLAEHGIQELTQLQIDALK
- a CDS encoding YicC/YloC family endoribonuclease: MISSMTGYGSASRQVSLGAGVVADLQVECRAVNSRFLDLGFRLPDECRGAEPALREMATHSLSRGKVEFRAAWRVNSGAAGAAKSNPHALGALQQDRLDALYTLQEKAQEAFPKAQELSIAEVLRWPGIVSEPRGEEEGWIAATVEAGRAAIEALIESRNSEGKALVGVLTNITSKMREIVKVIEPKVPEYVSQYQKKLTERLSEALAAQEQAKSGTELMERIRQEVVLYAVRIDIAEEFARIKTHLQAVDTALAGKGPVGKRLDFLMQELNREANTLSSKSVSEECTQAALELKLLIEQMREQVQNLE